ATGCTGTTGTCGTCTCAGCTGTTTGTGGACAAGAACGCAAACCGGGTCCACCTTCGCTGGTTGCCTTATTTGGCATCATTGGACGACTTGGGCAAATATAGCTGGGGCTCGGCTGCACTGGCCTGGTTGTATAGGTGTCTTTGTCGTGGTACAAACAGGAACATCGTTAACTTGGCTGGGCCGCTACAGCTACTACAGTCTTGGATTTTCTTGAGGTTTTCCCACTATGAGGCCCACTGGTTTTGACCGGTTCGAGTTTCCTCTTGCTTCCAGGTAAGGTTTAGTATTTTCCGTTCATAAATTGTAAAAACAGCATGTGTTATGGTTTGTTTTGACATCATTTCAATTAAAATTGTAGGTGGGCTGAGTTTGTGCCGAGGAACGATGCAGGGGCACAGAGATTAGTTTCCGCACGCCTTGCACTGGATCGACTGCGTGTCCACGATGTGAGTCACTTATTTATTACTGATACTTGAACTACTTTTTCTTAGATGTCATTGTCTCATAAAACTCTTACTGTTTCGATACAGTTTGTGTGGGAGCCTTATTCTTCTATTGATGTTGCTGCTGTTATTCATCCGGAGATACTAGCTGACGAGCACCGACGGCTATGGACAGCCGTCACTAGCCTGATATATTTTGCTGCGATCGAGTGGCACCAGGTCGATAGGGTTCTACCCCAGTTCGACGGTGTTCAGCATCTCCCACAGCCAGCTCTGAATATAGATTGGCTACATGGGAAGGATGGTAGGGGTGGGGACCGGTGGTTTCCCACGTATTATCAGGAGTAGCACCAGCTTTGGGAGAACAGGCTTCAGTCACTCATATGGGTCGATCGAGTCCTCGACCCCGGTCCATCAGCAGAGTACCTAGAGTGGTGGTGCCATGTGGCGCACAGGTTTCTATCCCCAGATGTAGCATTTCAGGATCCGAGGCCGATTGTGTTGACTGAGGAGGCGCGTCACAGAGGGTCATCCCAGGCACCTCCTAGATCACATCAGCTATGGACAGCTGCGTTCGACGTGGGTAGTAGTTCAGCTGTTTGGGAACGTGACCCACATGCTTTGCTGAGTTACTAGGGATGCTGTCGATGATACCCATTAGCAGACATGCTTAGGGATGATGATGATACCCATTATAGGCCACAGATGCCTGAGGAGCAGGCCCAGTTTGCTGATCAGCAGCCACGGAGTGACGATGTTCAGGCTCAGTTGGCAGTTGACCTCAACGAGCCTGCAGTATCTCCGTCTGACCCATGGTTTGCGTTAGGAGGGACACCTGCCTCTGCTTTCAGCGCGGTTCCCGCACAGCCCTCAGCACCAGCAGCAGATCCCAGACCGAGGCGGTTGAGGCGTCCTTCTTTGTGTGGCACCGGAGGTCACCTGCTTGGCCAGTTCGACGATGATGACAGTGACACCATTGAGGATTCTGATTAGTTATGTTATATGTTCCCGTCTGGTAGGGACTTTGTTAGTTTATGTATTTAGCATGCTAGTGAGTATTTATGGCTTTCAGACTTATGTTaaatgttatttttcttttgagcTAGCAGTTTAACTGGTTTCAGCTTCTTTGATATGTAGCTCTACGGTTTATATTATAATGCACAATATGAACGACACCAACGTGGTTTAATGAAACAGGTAAAATAACAGGAATTTATTCATCTGAAATTTTTGCATTAAAAAAACATGTTGACAAACACAGACTTAACCAACCATACATTACTAAGATTATCTAGACCCTGAAACAACTGAAACAGCATAGACGGCATTTTACACGACATGAGATCTACGCATCCCCTCCACCACTCTGTCTTCGCTGGTGACAGTTCCTCCGCGTATGCCCAGGCTGACGGCATAGCCCACAACGCTTCGGCTGGTTCTCCTGAGACTGATCCATACTGCCacggatcatggttgcctttgGACGACCTTCCTTTGCACGCCGCATATTAGggtcagggatgatggtaggcCCAGCATATGGAGGCCATAGTCCTTCAGGGATAGGTGGGAGAAACCCCTGCTTGTAAACGTTGAACACCTCACTCATACGATACACCTCGTGAACATATGACGCCCAGTTAAGCCGGGAGTAGGCGCAACACGCAATGGCGTGGCAACAAGGATAATGCAGCACCTGAAAGTGGCCACAGTCGCATCGGTGATCTTTAAGGGAAACTCTATAGCTACCCAGCGAGAAGCTCCCAGTTGGTGTTGTCTCCGCGACGGTGTACTCGGACTGATGCCTGTCTTATAATGTCACAGTGAAGCACCTAGAGTCTCTTAGGTTCCGATCAATAGCCTTGACCAATGCCTGTCAGAATTCATGCCCAGATCCGAGTTGTGCCTTTGCGGTCTGACCCCGTACCACAAATAGCTGAGCAAGCCTCCCGTAGGTTGACTTAACCAACGATGTGACCGGCAGGTTGCGAGTTCCCTTTAGCACGGAGTTTACACATTCACTGATGTTTGTGGTCATGTTCCCGAACCGTCGACCAGCATCCTCATGTTGGGTCCATTTGTCATACTCCATCCGGTTGGCCCAGTCACACATTGCTGGATTCTCAGTTTGCATGATGTCAAACCAGTAGTAAAACTCAGCCTCAG
The Arachis stenosperma cultivar V10309 chromosome 7, arast.V10309.gnm1.PFL2, whole genome shotgun sequence genome window above contains:
- the LOC130940092 gene encoding uncharacterized protein LOC130940092 → MPGTITVLKTSPVRIGGGVDESTVYFHRLFWTFSPCIEAFWHCKPLVSIDGTHLYGKYGGTLLLAIAQDGNSNILPIAFALVEGENAESWSFFLSNLREHVTPQEGIIVISDRHNGIKAALEAPETGWLPPRAFRAYCIRHVAANFALTFKGKDSRRMLVNAAYAKTEAEFYYWFDIMQTENPAMCDWANRMEYDKWTQHEDAGRRFGNMTTNISECVNSVLKGTRNLPVTSLVKSTYGRLAQLFVVRGQTAKAQLGSGHQSEYTVAETTPTGSFSLGSYRVSLKDHRCDCGHFQVLHYPCCHAIACCAYSRLNWASYVHEVYRMSEVFNVYKQGFLPPIPEGLWPPYAGPTIIPDPNMRRAKEGRPKATMIRGSMDQSQENQPKRCGLCRQPGHTRRNCHQRRQSGGGDA